A stretch of DNA from Bacillus sp. SM2101:
ATCAAAACAAAATTATTTCACACCTAGGAGGCTTTATATGTGGGTAAGACGATTTATTAATACACCTCGAGGGCAGTTTGAAGTGTTTACACAAGGAAAAGGCGAACCAATATGTATTACCCATCTATACAGTGAGTTTAATGAATTAGGCTATTACTTTGCAGATACTTTCGTAGAGGACTTTACGGTCTTTCTAATCAATTTAAAAGAAGCAGGTAATTCAAGTATTGCACTGAAAGAAGAGGAATTAAGTATGCTAGAAGCAGTAAACGATTTAGAAGCAATTAGGGACTCGCTAAATATTAAGAGGTGGTGCTTTGCTGGACACTCATCTGGTGGAATGCTTGGGCTAATGTATACTACGACATACCCCAATTCTATCAAAAAGCTTATGGTCGGTGGAGCTGCTGCTACAAATCAGTATATAGAGCACGAAGACAGTATGTATAGCCCACATAGTCATTTAAACAAAAAATTAAAACGTATCTTTTCGATTCTTAA
This window harbors:
- a CDS encoding alpha/beta hydrolase; translated protein: MWVRRFINTPRGQFEVFTQGKGEPICITHLYSEFNELGYYFADTFVEDFTVFLINLKEAGNSSIALKEEELSMLEAVNDLEAIRDSLNIKRWCFAGHSSGGMLGLMYTTTYPNSIKKLMVGGAAATNQYIEHEDSMYSPHSHLNKKLKRIFSILKSPTSTIDERKVANKEWTNMSLFNIERRDEYFTKPSSGKVVQRRLDYFSFKEIPDYDIRNELKLITIPTFVFCGRYDTQCPLIFSEEISKCLTNSTLYIFDLSNHFPYIEEKERFLEMICDFKNL